The following coding sequences lie in one Bos taurus isolate L1 Dominette 01449 registration number 42190680 breed Hereford chromosome 28, ARS-UCD2.0, whole genome shotgun sequence genomic window:
- the RPS24 gene encoding small ribosomal subunit protein eS24 isoform X3: MNDTVTIRTRKFMTNRLLQRKQMVIDVLHPGKATVPKTEIREKLAKMYKTTPDVIFVFGFRTHFGGGKTTGFGMIYDSLDYAKKNEPKHRLARHGLYEKKKTSRKQRKERKNRMKKVRGTAKANVGAGKKK, encoded by the exons ATG AACGACACAGTAACTATCCGGACTAGGAAGTTCATGACCAACCGACTGCTTCAGCGGAAACAAATG GTCATCGATGTTCTTCACCCTGGAAAGGCAACAGTACCTAAAACAGAAATTCGGGAAAAACTGGCCAAAATGTACAAGACCACACCAGATGTCATCTTTGTATTTGGGTTCAGAACGCATTTTGGTGGTGGCAAGACAACTGGCTTTGGCATGATTTACGATTCCTTGGATTACGCGAAGAAGAATGAGCCCAAACACAGGCTTGCGAGA CATGGCCTATATGAGAAGAAAAAGACCTCACGAAAACAGCGGAAGGAACGCAAGAACAGAATGAAGAAAGTCAGGGGGACTGCAAAGGCCAACGTTGGTGCTGGCAAAAAG AAATGA
- the RPS24 gene encoding small ribosomal subunit protein eS24 isoform X2: MNDTVTIRTRKFMTNRLLQRKQMVIDVLHPGKATVPKTEIREKLAKMYKTTPDVIFVFGFRTHFGGGKTTGFGMIYDSLDYAKKNEPKHRLARHGLYEKKKTSRKQRKERKNRMKKVRGTAKANVGAGKKKE, from the exons ATG AACGACACAGTAACTATCCGGACTAGGAAGTTCATGACCAACCGACTGCTTCAGCGGAAACAAATG GTCATCGATGTTCTTCACCCTGGAAAGGCAACAGTACCTAAAACAGAAATTCGGGAAAAACTGGCCAAAATGTACAAGACCACACCAGATGTCATCTTTGTATTTGGGTTCAGAACGCATTTTGGTGGTGGCAAGACAACTGGCTTTGGCATGATTTACGATTCCTTGGATTACGCGAAGAAGAATGAGCCCAAACACAGGCTTGCGAGA CATGGCCTATATGAGAAGAAAAAGACCTCACGAAAACAGCGGAAGGAACGCAAGAACAGAATGAAGAAAGTCAGGGGGACTGCAAAGGCCAACGTTGGTGCTGGCAAAAAG AAGGAGTAA
- the RPS24 gene encoding small ribosomal subunit protein eS24 isoform X6, which yields MNDTVTIRTRKFMTNRLLQRKQMVIDVLHPGKATVPKTEIREKLAKMYKTTPDVIFVFGFRTHFGGGKTTGFGMIYDSLDYAKKNEPKHRLARHGLYEKKKTSRKQRKERKNRMKKVRGTAKANVGAGKK from the exons ATG AACGACACAGTAACTATCCGGACTAGGAAGTTCATGACCAACCGACTGCTTCAGCGGAAACAAATG GTCATCGATGTTCTTCACCCTGGAAAGGCAACAGTACCTAAAACAGAAATTCGGGAAAAACTGGCCAAAATGTACAAGACCACACCAGATGTCATCTTTGTATTTGGGTTCAGAACGCATTTTGGTGGTGGCAAGACAACTGGCTTTGGCATGATTTACGATTCCTTGGATTACGCGAAGAAGAATGAGCCCAAACACAGGCTTGCGAGA CATGGCCTATATGAGAAGAAAAAGACCTCACGAAAACAGCGGAAGGAACGCAAGAACAGAATGAAGAAAGTCAGGGGGACTGCAAAGGCCAACGTTGGTGCTGGCAAAAAG
- the RPS24 gene encoding small ribosomal subunit protein eS24, translated as MNDTVTIRTRKFMTNRLLQRKQMVIDVLHPGKATVPKTEIREKLAKMYKTTPDVIFVFGFRTHFGGGKTTGFGMIYDSLDYAKKNEPKHRLARHGLYEKKKTSRKQRKERKNRMKKVRGTAKANVGAGKK; from the exons ATG AACGACACAGTAACTATCCGGACTAGGAAGTTCATGACCAACCGACTGCTTCAGCGGAAACAAATG GTCATCGATGTTCTTCACCCTGGAAAGGCAACAGTACCTAAAACAGAAATTCGGGAAAAACTGGCCAAAATGTACAAGACCACACCAGATGTCATCTTTGTATTTGGGTTCAGAACGCATTTTGGTGGTGGCAAGACAACTGGCTTTGGCATGATTTACGATTCCTTGGATTACGCGAAGAAGAATGAGCCCAAACACAGGCTTGCGAGA CATGGCCTATATGAGAAGAAAAAGACCTCACGAAAACAGCGGAAGGAACGCAAGAACAGAATGAAGAAAGTCAGGGGGACTGCAAAGGCCAACGTTGGTGCTGGCAAAAAG TGA
- the RPS24 gene encoding small ribosomal subunit protein eS24 isoform X1, which yields MNDTVTIRTRKFMTNRLLQRKQMVIDVLHPGKATVPKTEIREKLAKMYKTTPDVIFVFGFRTHFGGGKTTGFGMIYDSLDYAKKNEPKHRLARHGLYEKKKTSRKQRKERKNRMKKVRGTAKANVGAGKKKVTCFEKPRNVVS from the exons ATG AACGACACAGTAACTATCCGGACTAGGAAGTTCATGACCAACCGACTGCTTCAGCGGAAACAAATG GTCATCGATGTTCTTCACCCTGGAAAGGCAACAGTACCTAAAACAGAAATTCGGGAAAAACTGGCCAAAATGTACAAGACCACACCAGATGTCATCTTTGTATTTGGGTTCAGAACGCATTTTGGTGGTGGCAAGACAACTGGCTTTGGCATGATTTACGATTCCTTGGATTACGCGAAGAAGAATGAGCCCAAACACAGGCTTGCGAGA CATGGCCTATATGAGAAGAAAAAGACCTCACGAAAACAGCGGAAGGAACGCAAGAACAGAATGAAGAAAGTCAGGGGGACTGCAAAGGCCAACGTTGGTGCTGGCAAAAAG AAGGTAACCTGTTTTGAGAAGCCACGTAACGTAGTATCTTAA